A part of Cannabis sativa cultivar Pink pepper isolate KNU-18-1 chromosome 6, ASM2916894v1, whole genome shotgun sequence genomic DNA contains:
- the LOC133039119 gene encoding uncharacterized protein LOC133039119, translating into MAPRTRNSMAAASISGHEISTAENTIADVEAPPPLPPTVPPLSHTITGPSSPPSDPPISGVFGSGNVADLTISGTIGPPSEAPITTTTAPAPSSSASFPYTSLPPFSVTTTTPTVHQPSAIFSGTTAVPATTFGQPNLSTSFGQQSTHIPFGPNHAHLGGNTSNLGHGNVSFNDNYLFTANHGLSRAVLDRPSQDERTPLYLGTGDHPNNLIASFLLTGQENFQSWKRAASINIAAKNKTPFIEGTIPRPPPNDHSRSAWDICNNMVMSWILQSVSREIAASIMFKTTASEMWSNLHDRFNQSNGPRILQLKTAVGNVKQGDNSVTTYFTQLQALWDELNEYQPNIPCTCGCTCGAMQKVQDYYTRDQTIQFLIGLNESYWGIRAQILLYEPLPSLSKVFSMVVQQERQRCLGNTGVVAATSAKPNPNQPSRNKKPRPTCSNCLKPGHLVDKCYFLHGFPPGYGDKKKNTTTARANQATVTPTPDPSAAGNSQIQLSQQLISLLNQQIQGAPSTSETLPVVSNVFGSLPDFYDWDS; encoded by the exons ATGGCTCCTAGGACTAGAAACTCCATGGCCGCCGCTTCCATCTCCGGCCACGAAATCTCCACCGCCGAAAATACCATCGCCGACGTCGAAGCTCCGCCGCCTCTACCTCCGACTGTTCCTCCATTGTCGCACACCATCACCGGACCTTCTTCCCCTCCGTCCGATCCTCCCATTTCTGGTGTTTTCGGCTCCGGCAACGTTGCCGATCTCACCATTAGTGGAACGATCGGACCTCCCTCTGAAGCTCCGATCACCACCACCACGGCACCGGCGCCTTCCTCCTCGGCCTCATTCCCTTACACTTCGCTTCCGCCATTTTCTGTCACCACCACAACTCCGACTGTCCACCAGCCGTCCGCCATTTTTTCCGGCACCACCGCTGTCCCCGCCACCACCTTCGGCCAGCCAAACCTCTCCACCTCCTTCGGCCAACAGAGTACTCACATTCCCTTTGGACCGAACCATGCTCATCTTGGTGGTAATACTTCTAATCTTGGCCATGGAAATGTATCTTTTAATGATAACTATTTGTTTACTGCTAATCACGGCCTTTCTCGTGCCGTTCTTGATCGACCTTCCCAAGATGAGCGCACTCCGCTTTATCTAGGAACTGGAGATCACCCAAACAACCTCATTGCTTCATTTCTCTTGACTGGTCAAGAAAATTTCCAGTCATGGAAGCGTGCAGCCTCTATCAATATTGCTGCAAAAAATAAAACCCCCTTCATTGAAGGCACTATACCCCGTCCTCCTCCTAATGATCATTCTCGATCTGCATGGGACATTTGTAACAATATGGTTATGTCATGGATTCTTCAGTCTGTATCTCGTGAGATCGCTGCTAGTATCATGTTCAAAACTACCGCTAGTGAGATGTGGTCCAACCTCCATGATCGCTTTAACCAAAGCAATGGTCCCCGCATCTTACAACTTAAAACCGCCGTTGGCAATGTCAAACAGGGTGATAATTCCGTCACCACATACTTTACTCAGTTGCAAGCTCTTTGGGACGAGCTCAACGAATACCAACCTAATATCCCCTGCACTTGTGGTTGTACTTGCGGCGCGATGCAAAAGGTTCAAGACTACTATACAAGAGACCAGACTATTCAATTCTTGATTGGTCTCAATGAATCTTACTGGGGTATTCGGGCTCAAATTTTACTCTACGAGCCGCTGCCTTCTTTATCCAAGGTGTTCTCCATGGTCGTTCAACAAGAACGACAACGCTGCCTTGGCAATACTGGCGTTGTTGCTGCTACTTCGGCCAAACCTAACCCTAACCAACCATCTCGCAACAAGAAACCCCGACCAACTTGCTCCAACTGTCTCAAACCGGGCCATCTTGTTGACAAATGTTATTTCCTTCATGGTTTTCCTCCCGGATATGGAGACAAGAAAAAGAACACTACCACTGCTCGGGCCAATCAAGCCACGGTGACTCCCACTCCAGACCCTTCCGCGGCTGGCAATTCACAAATCCAGCTCAGTCAACAGCTGATCTCTCTTCTCAATCAACAAATCCAAGGCGCCCCCTCCACCAGTGAAACCCTTCCTGTGGTCTCAAACGTCTTCG GATCCCTCCCTGACTTTTACGATTGGGACAGCTAA